A window from Musa acuminata AAA Group cultivar baxijiao chromosome BXJ3-10, Cavendish_Baxijiao_AAA, whole genome shotgun sequence encodes these proteins:
- the LOC135650645 gene encoding eukaryotic initiation factor 4A-9-like, with product METLKRLISLSSFLLLIGTRPIRTGRDCAGRHRIGFIADSSFSIAFSFSPLRRISESPLPIHEKDMAGLAPEGSQFDAHQYDAKMKELLNADGQDFFTSYDDVYESFDKMGLQENLLRGIYAYGFEKPSAIQQRGIVPFCKGLDVIQQAQSGTGKTATFCSGVLQQLDYGLVQCQALVLGPTRELAQQIEKVMRALGDYLGVKVHACVGGTSVREDQRILSSGVHVVVGTPGRVFDMLRRQSLLPDYIKMFVLDEADEMLSRGFKDQIYDIFQLLPSKIQVGVFSATMPPEALEITRKFMNKPVRILVKRDELTLEGINQFYVNVEKEEWKLETLCDIYETLTITQSVIFVNTRRKVDWLTDKMRSRDHTVSATHGDMDQNTRDVIMREFRSGSSRVLITTDLLARGIDVQQVSMVINYDLPTQPENYLHRIGRSGRFGRKGNAINFVTSDDERMLFDIQRFYNVVIQELPSNVADLI from the exons ATGGAAACCCTAAAACGGCtcatttctctttcctcttttttacTTTTGATCGGCACCCGCCCTATAAGAACCGGTCGCGACTGCGCCGGCCGTCATCGTATCGGGTTCATCGCTGACTCCTCCTTCTCAATCGCTTTTTCATTCTCCCCGCTTCGTCGAATCAGTGAATCGCCGCTTCCTATCCACGAAAAAG ACATGGCTGGACTTGCCCCTGAAGGTTCACAATTCGATGCTCATCAGTATGACGCTAAAATGAAGGAGCT GCTTAATGCCGACGGACAAGATTTCTTCACCTCATATGATGATGTTTATGAAAGTTTTGATAAAATGGGTCTTCAGGAAAATCTTCTTAGAGGCATTTATGCCTATG GTTTTGAGAAACCATCTGCAATTCAGCAAAGAGGGATAGTTCCTTTTTGCAAGGGATTAGATGTTATTCAGCAAGCACAATCAGGAACAGGAAAAACTGCAACATTTTGTTCTGGAGTTCTGCAACAGCTTGATTATGGTTTGGTCCAATGTCAGGCCTTGGTTCTTGGTCCCACTAGAGAACTAGCACAACAAATCGAGAAGGTCATGCGGGCACTCGGTGATTATCTAGGTGTTAAAGTTCATGCCTGCGTCGGTGGAACTAGTGTCCGTGAGGATCAACGGATTCTTTCAAGTGGTGTGCATGTTGTGGTTGGTACTCCAGGTCGTGTCTTTGATATGTTGAGGAGGCAGTCCCTTCTCCCGGATTACATTAAAATGTTTGTCTTGGATGAAGCAGATGAAATGCTTTCACGTGGTTTCAAGGACCAG ATTTACGACATCTTCCAGCTGCTTCCTTCAAAAATTCAGGTTGGTGTCTTCTCTGCCACAATGCCTCCTGAGGCACTAGAGATCACCAGGAAGTTCATGAATAAACCTGTTAGGATCCTTGTAAAGAGAGATGAGCTTACCCTAGAGGGTATCAACCAGTTTTATGTAAACGTGGAGAAAGAAGAGTGGAAGCTTGAGACCCTATGTGACATCTATGAAACATTGACCATCACTCAAAGTGTCATCTTTGTTAATACCCGACGCAAGGTGGATTGGCTAACCGACAAGATGAGAAGCAGGGATCATACAGTCTCAGCCACACATGGTGACATGGATCAGAACACCAGGGATGTTATCATGCGTGAATTCCGTTCTGGTTCCTCTCGTGTTCTCATCACCACCGACCTCCTTGCTCGTGGTATCGATGTCCAACAAGTCTCAATggttataaattatgatttaccaACCCAACCAGAGAATTATCTCCATCGTATTGGACGAAGTGGACGGTTTGGTAGGAAGGGCAATGCAATAAACTTTGTCACCAGTGATGACGAGAGGATGTTGTTTGACATTCAGAGGTTCTACAATGTGGTTATACAGGAACTGCCTTCCAATGTTGCTGATCTCATATAA